tctTCCTGAATTACCTTAAATTATTCTGTTACAGTTTGCTTGAGAGGGATCTTTTCCATCTCAAGTGTACGTTAGTACATCTGGCAGCTGCTGTTGAACTTGGGCATTCAAATGAACTCTATTTGATGGCATGCAATTTGGTGAAGGATTATCCTCAGATGTAAACACTTCTATGATGCTGATTGTCTTCTAATGATTTGCTGCATTAAGAGTCGTTCTTTATTTAGTCTTTTCCTTAACATATGTAGCTGCctattaaaacaattaaatctCATTATGTTGGTTTAGGGCTTTATCATGGTTTGCTGTTGGTTGCTACTACTATTGTATCAAGAAGTATGATCAATCCCGTCGTTATTTTAGGTAAGAATATCTTACTTTCATAATTAGACATGATTAACTTTGAAACATTGAATGctaatgttattaatttatcaTCATAGGAACATGATTCTTCATGTTTTGCACTGTATATTATTCGTGTAATCCAGAGTACACTGTACAGCGTCAAACTCTCAAGGGAGCACTCTCCCTCCACAGGAACAACCTCCTGTCAACACACTGAATATCAAAAGCTCCCCAAACACAAGACCTCCCTGCCTTCTTataacccccccccccccccccccccccccccccccaaacAACTAATTCCTAATCTATTTCCTTTTATTCTGCACACATTATATCATATCACATTGTATCATTAGCAAGTGTTATGCCTTTGTAGCGGAGGATGTGTTATGTTTAATGTCATGTTATCAGCTCAGCTGTACAGAAATGTATATAAAACTGGTCTTGGGCTGGAttaattgaattgtttttgGTGGCTTGTTAAGTTTGAGTTGATCTTATGTATCTTTGTCCTGAGTTTGACAGTTTCTCAGTCATCTTCTTAAAGGTGGCTTTTCTAATCTGAATTTTCTGcaagaatttttattatcaagGGTTCATTACTTTTGCCGCCGATTGTTTGTGAACATCATTATCAAAAGTTACCAAACAGTTTCATTGTGTACCTTACAGCAAGGCAACTAGTCTAGATGGAACATTCCCCCCTGCATGGATAGGCTATGGGAATGCTTATGCTGCTCAAGAAGAGGGTGATCAGGCTATGTCAGCGTACCGCACCGCAGCTAGATTGTTTCCTGGGTAAGTTATTAATTTTTCCTGTTAAATATTCCTGCTAACCCAGCTGAGTAATTTCTTCAGTAATAATATCAGACAAGAATAACTGTTGCTGAGAAATCTAGTACATGTTTATAAGATCTGTTTTGGGTTCTTGCAAAAGGAATCAAAAGatagaaaatggaaaaagaacATTGCAGTGTTTTCTTATCATCTTTCTGTTTAATAAAGATTATCTTTTGTTGTGTAGCTTTTGTTAAGCTGTTTTTGTTATACCTAGTATGTCATAGGCATTAGCCTATATTATGAATTCTGAGAGCTGTATTGTCAATtactcaaatttatatatttataatatacatCATTTGGGTGTAGGAACACTGTTTTTCAATCTAAAATCTTCAACTTGGTATCAGAGTGGGTAGAATCCTGCACAACTGTTGTCCCTTCAGTCTATGTGCCAACCCTGTCAGAAACTGCTGTTGTATTGTCAGAAACCACTGCCATCATCACAGAAACCCTATTTTTTCTTGGCAACTTTAGGGTTGTTGCGTCTCATCAAGTGCAACCTTACCCAAGTGGTTTCACATCCAAACTATGGCCCATGTGCAGATATTGCATTCTGTTTTGTCATGAACATTCAACTCACGCGCCAGTTTGTCATCTTCGCAACATCACCACATCTCTTCCAAAGGTCTCGTTACAATTGTACTGTGCTTGCATGGTGGGCTTGTATGCGAACTTTTCTcgtcaaattaaaataagtttggTTCCAAGTCTCCAAATGTTGGAAGtgttagaatgtgagtcatttTAGTTGGGTAAACATGTTTGGTATTCCTTCCCAAAGCAAGCTGAAAAAAGATGTAAAAACTTTTACCACCATTCATTAAGATAGTTGTGGGCCAAGTTGTGTTACATCATGATGCTCTTTAGTACTGTTGGAACAACTGGCTCTAGAAGGGAGGGGTTGAATAGAGTCTTAGACTTTTCTCGCTGATGACTAGACCGTCTAGCAAACAAgcaacaacacaaaaataacACCACAAATTTATACTGGTCACCCAAACTCACGGACTATGTCTAGTTATCCCTTAAGACAATTGATTAGAGGTTCCACTAGTCAAATAAATGATTACATGAGTATACAAACCATTCATGGTTACACAAGCCACTCCTGGTTATCACATCTTACAATAGGTGTTAACATGCCTGTATGGATCTCTTTTGTTTGTCTAGCAGCTTCTACATGAAtttctcttattattttttctctgtAAGTTGTTCTTTTACAGGTTAAATCTTGATGTTCTCTTATTCCAGGTGTCACTTACCAACCCTTTACATTGGAATGGAATGCATGCGGACCCACAGCTATAAGCTTGCTGAGCAGGTATATTCTATAAAGTTTGTTACATTCAAGGAAATGAAGGCTCCAGTTTTTTTAGGGTAAAGGTGGGGGATTGCAGGAGATTAAGGATTCAATGGCTCGTGCTATCCCTGTTAATTGTATAAAATGTAGAGTTCAAACAAGGACTACTTTCTATCACTGTCTAcctaaaaaacaattaatgttCCTCTAttgtttcagttttttattCAGGCCAAATCAACTTGCCCCTCAGATCCACTTGTGTATAATGAACTTGGAGTTGTTGCCTATCATATGAAGGAGTAAGGATACCTATATGCTTATACTTATTTCAGTTACTTAATCTCATCTTTGCATTAACTTGGAAGAAGTCTGTTCCCTTCATTGCTTTTCAGATGATCCTATATGAAAGCGAAAGCCTGTTTGTGAAGAATCTGACCACAATGCAGTTTAATTCAAAATctatattaattttcatatgATTGAACATGTGTTGAGTACAGATTGATATGACATTGTGGAAGTATATGCTGGGTTATCTTTTATTTTGGGAGTAACTCTGCATttgtaaactttaaaattgGACCACTGCTTATGTGCCTGGTTAAGTTTGCAAAGTTTGGTGTTTGAGAATTGTATTTAAGTTTCTCTTGGAATTAGAGTTTGTTATTTAAATGTTGGTTTTCATAATTATCTCATACTAATTCATATATCTTTCCTAAATATGATTGCTCTCCGTACTCTAAGATAGATTTAACTTGCCAACTTGACtgacataatatattataagtcTCATGAAGGGTCATAAAATTCTATAAACATATTTGTTAGAATTGGAGCTCTTTCACGTTTGTTACAAGTACATGGAGTTTAACACTTGatgatatttactttttttaatccTAGTTttgatgcaaatatttattcattctAATGGATCTGGCATTCCAAAatttttaggtttttattttctttattagttGTTCACTTGTTCGCATATGCATTGATAGCTCAGTGGTAAAAGACTGTAGATTCTGTGTCTATACTTTGAACTAGTTTCATTTTTGTCTGTTAGAATGTGGTTGTATGTTGAgcaaaaaacagttcagttgTAGTTCATTCGTTTAATATCAATGCATATCTCAGTCCTCAGTATCCTGCTCTTGTTCTGCTTAAGGATTTATATCTTATTGTATTACTGTGTTAACTGTTGCGAAGAAAGTGCTGATGAGGTGAAGGCTAAAGCACTAAAACAAGGAAAATCAGCTCCTTAATTATTGAAAACAGATATTCTTTGGATGTTTGGGAATAGTGGAGTACAGAGAAAATGAAGGTGAAAGAAACTGAACTGTTAAACTATCATTAGAGAAGCAGTGTAGAGGGTGGAACCTTATATAGCTAGGCCATATAACTTAGTGCTGAGTCGGCAACTAACAGACTAACTGGAAAATTATGTTACagaagaaatttaaattaattttgcaatGAAAATGACAGTTTACTGTAAACATGGATGTAGATATTGATACATACAGTGAATATCTCTAGTAGGGATGTTGACATGATTTAGTACTTATAATCCATTTGGGATGTTTAATACATTTTATCTACAGACCGTGATTGTTGAAGATATCATTAGTTGATGCAAGGAGTTACTTTTTGGTCTATATCATATTTGACATAATGGATTAAAAAATGTTGACAGATTTCTTACCATTAGAAAAGGAGGAAGGAAATTGAGATCTTTCAAAGCTCTTTGTAGGATTGTTAAGTCTGAGAGTAACAATTTACTAATTAGTTTTCAGCCATGGGTGGAGAGTTATTTTATTAGTGACAAAATTTGTGACTTCCAGAttttatcttgtaaaagtcCGGTCTctttctccaaatttcaatacAGTTAAAaacattcttttaatatttggtCAGACAAATCTCCATGCAAAATGGCAAAATTGAGAGACTTTTACCTGATTAACTGTGGCTTCTGATTCAGGTATAAGAAAGCTGTGTGGTGGTTTGAGAAAACATTAGCATTGATACCAACTGCTTTATCTGAGATGTGGGAATCGACTGTAGTCAATCTTGCCCATGCATACAGAAAACTGAAGTAAGTTGACAAATATCTCAGTGATCATCTGACTTCATTTTCTTATCCGCAGCTTTAGAATATTTAGCATGCTGAGAATTTCTGTTGGAGTTGAAACATCATTGGCTAGAGGATTTGTTTTAAAATCCttgaaatttttgttattttcacgGCTACTTTATGTTTACTTTTCTTGTCCTCATTTTTTATGTTCCTAAATTTCCTCATCTATTAATTTGActgaaaaaaaagttgaaatatGAATTTCTTATATTCATTGAAAGGTTTAATCTAAATAGTGGCAGTGCTAATTTGTTACTCATGACTGGTGAAGGACAGGATAGTTGATTGTGCTTGTCTAAATGAAATGTTTCAGGATGTACCAAGAAGCAATTTCGTACTATGAGAAGGCACTTGCATTATCAACGAGAAGTGTGAGCACTTATGCTGGTCTTGCATATACTTATCACTTACAGGTATATAAAgatgttattatttatactattcTGTGTTTTTCAGTATAACATGATGTATTGTGGTGTTTTCTGCCTGTTCTTATGTAGACTTTTATGTATAAGTTGGGTTGGAAATTTGGATTTGTGGTTTCATCATGGTAAAAGGTTATTGTTGACTTCTATCTAAAAATAATCTGCACTGGTTGCAGGGGAACGATTACTCTCTCagctttttttaaattttgataggAATAGTTTATTGGTTCCATTATCCATATTTGAGTGGAAAATGTGATGGTTCCACCATATCCTAGTTCCTGGTCTAATTTGCCAGAATCATGACATCTGCTTTTGTTGGTATAATTGATTGTTTTTCAACTATACCTTCAAAAGCAGATGTCAACACACTCATTCATAAATGGATATATTTGTTGAAAGAAGTTGAGTCTGATTAAAAGTAgtgtgtgaaaataaataaattctgcATTTAGTGTTAACGCACTTCCTGTGAACATGTTGCTCGTGCTACCTGGACATGGCCCTGTGGCTGTGAATGGCTCATACGTTCCAAATTTCAGCTATTTCTTTAAAAGTTttcgtatatatatatgtttttttaacgTCCTTTTTTCACTGTTTAATGTAATTCATGCAGGATGATTTCACTACAGCAATAACATATTATCACAAAGTGAGTAACTCTGTTCCAATATTGGTTTGTATTCATGATAATTAACCAATGTTACACGTTTGGTTTTATTTGAATCaagaaaacttttatattttaaccttCAAACTAAACTAAATGCACACATTAATAAATGCAAAAAATATTAACGTGTCTAGGCTAAACTACCCTTTTTaacctaaaatataaatttggttTCTTGTTTGTTGAAGTTCTTTTTAGAATAGGTTGCAGGTGTAGTTTTTCTAGTAAATATCAAATCTAGTTATTTTACACGGATATACGTGGAGTCAAATGAGTAATGAGGCTTGAAATTGTAAAATGTAAGTAGCTTTGGAATGAAAGAATTAGGCTAAAACATCAATAATTTTGGAAAAGAAGGAAGTAGCTTTTAGGAATGGTTGATTATGTTAGAATTGGAGTCTGAAAATGTTCATTGGATTTTGAGTTATTGATTGGAGTGCCCAAATTGTGTAATGCTTACTTAGGAATGTATCAACTAGTTATTGTATGAATGTTACCTTCGTGATTCTGCCAGGTCTATGTGTTTGAATATTGTTCTTAAAGTTATACTCTTTAATCATATAAAGAGAATCTCCATGTGAtcaattgagtttatttatgaatttttgttCCTTGAATGTTAGGCCTTGTGGCTTAAACCAGATGATCAGTTCTGCACTGAGATGTTAAGTTGGGCTCTAATAGATGAAAAGTCTAAGGGGCTTTGACCAAGTCTTGAATTCCGGTTAAGTCTAATTTGAATGTTACTCTTGTTTGTATGTAAACAATACATTAGCATCAAGCTAATGCATTGCAAAtgtgtaattattattattaattattattattttaccttCATATTCTTATTactaatagtaaaaataaattttgatatttgacGTGTTGAAGAGGTTTAACTTTTACGGTAGTAGTAAGATGTTAAGATATATCTGCTTTGCTGTAACATGTGAATATTTCTCCCACTGAACAAGTaacattaaaatgtttatttatttatattactttGTTTCGAATTTACAAAGGAATGTAATTTACaattaattagtaataaaaCTTGTATTAACATATTGGATAAGAGtgaacattaatattttacaagATATTAGTGattatattaatgaaatataatcaTTAATcgaatttaataaatataataatatttattatataggTTTTAAGTTCAATATTGTATATTAAGATGTTATTATTAACTAAAAACGtaattctaaatatattttatctttacttgCTATGAAGTATACATATTCATTTGTCAATGGTAAGAATGGTAAGAGTTTGCTATTTGcaactaaatattaaaagaaaactaaattatCCTTTGGTAGTGTACTTCATTATTAATGTTATGATGCTATCAACCGCTACAGGaaaaaaaactcagaaaaaaaaaagaaaagaagggaAAAAATGCCacagaaaaaaagagaaaaaaataaaagtagaaaaagaaaactttttatattatattttatatgttctagaaaatttattttgaaaaatttattgggaaatatatttcatactaacaattttattagaaaaaaattattttataattttttctgtaAAATGCCGTTTCAAAActcattttgtaaatttttaaaaaatttcagaaCAGATAATTTGAAAtcacttttataaatataaattgataattttgaaattagggGATGTAGGAAGAATAAACCTTATTTCAATAGTAAAATTTGACAATTCCATTAATACTAAGAATCACTATGGAATTTGTTTCATTCAAATCATGGAAATATGTGGGACAGGAAAAAGCGCGGAAAGATGTCTCAGTCGTTTCTGTTCGGTCAAAACCGTGGAAAGTGTGATCTACAAATAcaggaaaataatatattttttctcaaatatacctatttaaaaaatatttatttaaataaatccATTTTCACTTTAATTCTGAATCTAAATTCATTTACCATTTGCATGTTTAAAATTCAGGATCACCtaatttccttttcctttttttaataagttGGAAAAACCAAATCAGAATTCAAATTTCTAAAAATCAAATTCTTCCCTGTTTCCTGCACTAGAGTGAGTAGATTAAGAATTTGGCTTTATAGTATTGAATTCTCAACTTACCTTCTCCTGCATTGAGAAACCAATCAAACTTTGGTATTTGAGAATCGAATTCTGACTTAATTTTTCTAAACTATTTTCCTTTGAGAATTGAAGAAACAAGGAAGTTGAGGACTATTTCACGTTAACTTTTACTTTGAACAGATTTTACTCTTCATGCAGAATTGTGAATGGTAAATGAAATTGTTGTTCATTTTGATTGATTTAAAAGCAATAAATTACAGAAATTTACGGAATAGAAGTGATATCGTATGAAATATTGACCGAGCGGTTGGTGACTAAGACTGATCGGTCTATCCGTAATTGGGTCTACAATGTTAATAAGCTACTTCAAATGGTAATTGGGCCAGCACTTAAGTTGTTATTGGACCAATGATCTAGTAAACAATGCAAGATATTTGGTTAAAGATATTTGATAAACCAAATCCAGaaatatttgattaaagatattgataaacaggattttcaggtaatctgtttatatcttattttgtttatattttattgggcttttATCAgtttaggatccatgaggtaaattataaatgcAAGGTCAGGGCCATAAGCGAGGTACGTTTTCACTGACGCATTATACACTCTCACCTACCCTCCAAGTATTCAAACAGTGTCAATCAAGTACTGATTATCTCATTAAGagtaaacactcttcaaccacacgcctaacttgagcgtcagagtgcctaTTGCAGGTACATCCTTtctcgtcaagaaggagaccgatcggccAGTAGCAGGAGTTTGGAAGCGAGCGAGCGGTCCATACAcgtcagcaggttagtctctcggtcccagAAATATTTGcagaaacatttggcgcccaccgtggggctgAGAGTAAACAGAACAAGCCCAATGGTAACCACAAGGAGTATGTCGGATTAGCAAGCACCAGAGATTTAATAGAGCAAGTGCAGGCGCAAATGCAAGCGCAAGCACTAACACTGCAGGAGCAAATACAAGCTCAGATGCAGGCCTAGGCGCGGGCCCTACAAGAACAATTGCAGGTGTGAACTTAATAGGAGATGCTAAGGAAGCACGAAGAGGACATTACGATGCTAAGAACCTGACGGTCCAACCGGCCACCATCTGTCCAGTTCTCAGAATCTTCAGCCCATCATGGTTAGACTGGCAACAGTAATCCGAACGGTAACCAAAATGAAGATCCGAACAGTAATCGGAACGATAATCCGAACCGTGATTCGAACGGTAATCAGACCGAAAATCCGAACGGAAATCGAAACGATAGACCGAACTGTGATCCGAACGGTAACGGGAACGATAATCCCAATGGTGGCCCGCACGACAATCTAGAAGGGGAGGAGCCTCTTGACTTACAACCGTTCACAGCAGCAATCCTACAGGCTCCAATGCCCGAGAGAAAACCTCCGACGGTGGAGAAATATGATGGAACCACTGATCCGGATGATCACATTAGGGCATTCCTCAACTCAATGGCATTCTACACCAATAGTGACCCGGTTAAATGTCGGGCCTTTTCATTATCACTCGTAGGGGAGGCACTATCGTGGTACAACACTCTTCCTCCCGGCACAATAGATTGTTTTACCATGGTAAAGTTCCTTTTCAGGAGCCAATATGCTTCCAGCCAGGTGCAAGACTTGACACCAGCAGAACTTGTCAACACCAAGCAAGAGAAGGACGAATCTCTAAAGTCCTTCATAAAGATATTGGCCATTCCTTCATTATCAACAATCTCTAAAGGCCGGGATATTTCTCAGAGGACTTATACGCCGAGCCTCCCAAAACCATGGAGGAACTCCAGGCTAGGGTGGCAAAGTTTGTTCGCATAGAGGACATCAGACAGTCACGTAAGAAGCAGTAGGAGGCGACAGGTGGGAACAAAAAAGAGGGAAAACGCTCATTCCATAATAACGGGGACCATCCCTAGAAAGCTTTCCCTCATGTTCCCCAGTTTAACCACTATACAACCCTTAATGCACCACGAACAAAGGTTCTAGAGGAAGCTCTGGCAGCCGATTTGATCACTTTTCAGCGGAAGCCTTCCCCAAAGAATGCTGACGAGGGAAAAACCTGTCAATATCATCTAAATAAGGGCCACACCACAGAAGAATGTACCACGCTGAGAAATAAAATCGAGAGGCTCATCCAAGAGAGCCATCTACAAAGTTCATAAAGGAAAACAAAACCAGAAGGAGAAGCCCGCCTAAAGAAAGGTCACGGCACAGATACACCGAACGGTCTTATGAACGATCTGAACGGTTCTCTGAAGGGACCAAACGGAAGCGAGGACGCAGTCGTAGTCGTGCCCGAAGTCATAGTTGTGAGCGAGACCGATCGATCATCAGGCGGATCAATACCATTTCTAACGGTTTTGCTGGAGGGGGGACATCCTCTTCAGCAAGGAAGAGACATCTGAGGAACCTAAAAACCGTCGACATGGTGGATAGGAAGCCTCGATCCATGCCACCCATCGTCTTCAATGATGAAGATTTCCATGCCCTTGACCCTGATTAAGATGATCCTATGGTCATCACGATCGAGATATCTCAATGTTTAATAGGCAAGGTGCTGGTTGATCAGGGCATCTCGGTGAACATCATGTATTGGTAGACATTCCTGAAAATGGATTTGTCCGAAGACCTCATAGCCCCCTTCAACGAACAAATTGTAGGGTTTGCAGGAGAAAGGGTTGATACCCGAGGGTATCTAGACTTGAGGACTCGGCTTGGTGCGGGAAGAGACACAAGAGAGCTCAGGGTCAGATTCTTACTGGTAGAAGCAAATACTTCGTATAACGCGTTGCTGGAGCGTCCTTGCCTAAATGCGTTCGGAGCTATAGTGTCCACCCCTCACTTAACCATGAAGTTCCCCTCCGATCGGGGAACCATATGTACCGTTCGGGCGGATCCGCTAACCGCTCGTCAATGTTATGTTATAGGATTAAAGCTCACTCCTTTTGTCCCCCAGCGACCACCTAGAAGGCAAGAAACTGCTGCGATCGACCTGGATCCACGATCTAACACAGACGATCGCATACAACCTCTGGGAGATACCAAGCCGTTTGTGCTTGGTAGCAATGAAACACAGGTGACGTCCATAGGTGGAGCGATCGGGGGACTCGACGAGTACAGATTGACAAAAGTCTTAAAAACCAATGCCGATCTGTTTGCCTGGACAGCTTCGGACATGCCTGGCATTCATCCGAGCGTCATGACTCACAAGCTAGCTACCTTCAGAGAAGCACGACCGGTTGCTCAAAAGAAGCGAAAATTTGGTGAGGACAAAAGGAATGCTATATAGGATGAAGTCGCCAAGCTCTTGAAGGCCGGATTTATCAGGGAAATAACCTATACCACATGGCTAGCTAACGTAGTTATGGTTAAAAAACCGAACGACCAATGGAGAATGTGTGTGGATTTCACAGACCTCAACAAAGCTTGCCCCAAGGATTCATACCCCCTACCAAGCGTAGACCGTCTGGTGGATGGGGCCTCAGGGCATGCAgtgttaagtttcttggatGCCTACTCAGGATACAACCAGATTCCCATGTACGCACCAGATCAGGATAAAATAGCATTCATAACCGAACGGTCTAATTACTGTTACGAAGTAATGTCGTTCGGTCTAAAGAACGCGGGAGCTACCTATCAGCGACTGATGGACAAAATCTTTTCTCAACAGATCGACAGATGCATGGAGATGTACGTAAATGACATGGTGATAACCAATCACTCTATGGAACAACATTTCAAAGATCTGGAAGAAGTATTTCTCCAAATACGCAAGTATGATATGAGGTTA
The Vigna angularis cultivar LongXiaoDou No.4 chromosome 5, ASM1680809v1, whole genome shotgun sequence genome window above contains:
- the LOC108338890 gene encoding anaphase-promoting complex subunit 6, with the translated sequence MRDEEIEKLRGVVRDCVSKHLYSSAIFFADKVAAFTADPADIYMQAQALFLGRHYRRAFHLLNASKIVLSDLRFRYLAAKCLEELKEWDQCLSMLGEAKVDDEGNVSDTKDSNVMYLDKDCEDREINISSAICFLRGKAYEALENRAQARLWYKAAIKADPLCYEALECLIENHMLTCQEEANLISSLQFGSEDGWLSSFYSCLIKKYDKENVVEAKFRELENESCKSDQSDTSFFRTLKSNTDLLACKAEYYHQCGEYQKCFDLTYVLLERDLFHLKCTLVHLAAAVELGHSNELYLMACNLVKDYPQMALSWFAVGCYYYCIKKYDQSRRYFSKATSLDGTFPPAWIGYGNAYAAQEEGDQAMSAYRTAARLFPGCHLPTLYIGMECMRTHSYKLAEQFFIQAKSTCPSDPLVYNELGVVAYHMKEYKKAVWWFEKTLALIPTALSEMWESTVVNLAHAYRKLKMYQEAISYYEKALALSTRSVSTYAGLAYTYHLQDDFTTAITYYHKALWLKPDDQFCTEMLSWALIDEKSKGL